The following nucleotide sequence is from Juglans regia cultivar Chandler unplaced genomic scaffold, Walnut 2.0 Scaffold_24022, whole genome shotgun sequence.
AATCATATTTAAGTACAAAGATCTAAAAGCAAAGAAAGTTCAACAATACTTGGGAGTGAAATAAAAGTtataagccttttttttttatttatctcaaTTGAATTTTGGAACTTGTCAGGACTTGTACAGGTATGAATATCCACTTGTGCTTGTATAGCATGAAGTAGTgacaaatatataacttttttcaaattggaAATATTGTGAACCGAAGCTTCTTCATGTTGTATTGTAGTGAGTGACTTCCAAAAGAGAAGTCAAAGAGACCAGGTTGAGTGGAAGCAAGTGACTCCTCCATACCCTTCTTTCATTAGTCTCTCCAACTCTTTTGCCTCATATGCCTTGGCTCTCTGCACATTAGAATATTCCACATCACATGTCAATAGTATGCAACATATACATGCAGTTAAGCTTTGCACATTTCAAGTGGATGAAGCagtcaaattttctatttaccTGCATTGTTTCTAAAGTATTTGTGTCTGAGttgaagttataaaatgaaCTTGCTGCAGTAAGCTTCATGGATAGGAACTGCActcaaattcaaagaaaaacaCATGTTAGTTTTATGTTAATATCTTCTTGTAACTTCTACAACCCAACATAGGAATGTTGGTTGTGTCAATAATGTGCTTGTAAATAGATTTCTCACCTCGACCTGATTTTGTAAGGACtgaacataattaattatttcatccaGCATCACTGCCATTCCCATGCTCTGTAATTCCATAATGCAGTTTAAGATATAagtcatttttcattttttactcaAAAACAACTTGTAATTATTCTAATTCTTCTTATTCATTAGTTTTcgttttaatgaaattctttctGTACCTTATAGCATCTAGGGACAATGTCTTGCAAGCATCTGAGTCTTTCATTGATCTTTCCCCTTCTAACCTGATTGAAAATAATAGATTCATCAATTTCATAATTAACTTCAACAAGTACCTAAGAAAAGagatataaaatactttattttgttATGACAAGAACGTCTTTATATTTACCCTTTCTGCTAAGCTGTGACTATCAGTAGCTTGGCCTCTTCTAGCTCTAACATGAACAACttcttttggtttctcttcttccttctcgTTGCTTTTCACTCTCTTCCCTCTTCCTGaactctgaaaacaaacaaaaccaaataaccGTGAAGCCAAATTCAATTCTAAAGTACAGATTATATAAGTTCCTTCAAGTGGAACAATATAACaagttaaaacataataaatcatTACGTTTTTCCTCTTGATTCCAGATTCAGAAACTTGGGGACTTGAGGTGCCAGAGCTGCTCTCTGGCTTGTCCATTGCTTTTCTCTTCTTACTGTCATGGAGTTCATTTCCAGCTGAAACATTCATAGGCTGAGCAATAGGCACCACATTCTGATTCAACTGATGGAGAGTCCAAGGAAAATTTTCAACCAAGGTTCCAGTGAATTCTAGTGCTTGATGATTGTTAAAGAAATTATCACTGGAGAAAGGCATTAAGCACTGGAAATCCATGTCTGAAGTGGTCAGCACACTTGGGTTTAGTCCTGCATATTGGTTTGCTATCTCCATGTTTGGATCAATATCTGACACAGGAAATGAGACTCTAAAGATCTGCAAATCTACTGTGAATTCAGCCATGGAATCTTGAAAGACAGGGCTTCTTGAGAGGCTTGGCTTGGTTTATGGATAACAAGGCCAGTGTCAGACTGCTATTTATAGCGTGGGACTAAGATTGGAGTATGTGTAAGTGTAACATCACTCAGGATTTAGTAATTCACTttcacataaataaattaatgaaaaggaAGCACTATTTTTTAAGGAGACCACGTGGCAACTCTAGCTTATGTGGTTGTGTTTTCTAGGTGGGTCCTATATTCAGGAGATATATCCAATAACAAGATGGGCCCATGATAAGCTTTTGGCTTTTAACCAAAActaaaatttattagtttttttttaataaaagagaaaaaaaaaaaaaaggataagcTTTTGGCCACTTGCTGTAGCTCTTGAAATTGTACAGCTAATGCTGAAATGTTTTCAAAGCTTTTTAAAAAGGATTGAGAGTGAGACATGCTTTTGATAGTAAGCATTAGCTGTCACCTTATTCTTCATCTAAATTAATGTGGTGCAAAATCTCAATCAAATGAAGGGTAGTTTTCATGCAATCTTTCTGTATCTATAGGATGATCTTGTCCCATATTGATGATCAATTAGCAGTACCCCAGGTTCTGCATGCATTGGGCATACCATTTCATTGATTGATGAGAAACTAGGAACTGCACTCTACAAGTtatattcttttgaaaacatcactcttatgtatttcaaataaatttttatactatttatcGCCATCTTAATCGATGGTGCAAATTAAAAGATATCAGTAGtttgagaattaaaaaatcTGATAGTTTTTGGCTGAAAATATTAGTTATCTATATTTTGTTTCCTCATTAACATGAATGTCTTTGGTGCACTACAATTTCAACAGGGTAACATGGTTGTACTCCAACCATTTTCATACAAGTATGGCTGCAGATTGCAGATGTACTGGATCTGTTAGTGACTGAGTTGCACCCAACTGATTCAACCCTTCAATTGCAGTACTAGAACTGCAATTATGTTTAACTGTACCTTTCATGTGGATCAATAGGGAAAAAAGAGAGGacattttcaacttttcttAATAGGACTTGTTGCATGTGGGATGTATGTTTGGCTTATGgctattttattcaattctatTAACTGCCTACATCCTAGGGCTTTTGAAGTCCAAGTAATTAAATATGAGTAAATcttctcatcagccactatttacTATCTCACACCTCAAACTCTATGTGGCAAACCGGATTCACTAACAAGTGAACCGGTTCTTACCCCAACCCCTCCATCTCGATCCCACTCAAAGGAAGtaggaagagagagagcttgaggagagagaggtcggagagagagagaggtcgagGAGAGCTTGGGGAGAGAGAGGTCAAAGAGAAAAAGcttgagaggagagagagagagagagagagagagagagagagagagagcttgatgagGGAGAGAGCTTAAAGGTGATGGgtctaacattaaaaaaaaaaaaaaactgtctaGTGTGGAGTGTGGGGTGTGATGGTGAATAGTGGCTAATGTATAACAAAacacattaaatatataagcaCTGAAACCTCAGGCATTTCCCACCCTAATTGAAGGCTGAAGCCCTTAACCAACATAAACAAGCACAGTCAGACTTTTTCATGGTAAGAATTTGATGCTCATTTTACCAATTTTGACACAAACACATCCTTGATGCTCATTTACCAATGTTTTCCAATTTGACATCTTTGAAGTGTTCTTTTCATTCATCATGTTATGTTGTCAGCTAGCGTTTTGTGGTCTATAATAAACACACAACTCTAAAGGTTTGCAAATTAAATGTAAAGACCTAACTGGCTATTTTAGTTCAAAGTATGCTGTAGTTTCTATATTTAGGAGTTAGCTAAAGATTCTCACTTTATGGTCCaaatgtttttcatattttatgggTATGCTGGACTTGCCACCATAATTGCGATCGATTGACACAATAGTTATTTCCCATCTTTTTGCGTTTGAGGAAAGGTTATGGTTCTCAGGCAGAGACTCGGGCAGGATTTCTAGATCAGGAGGATCTGAATATCAATCTATAGACATAATCACCAAAGCGATATTACCATATATGCACCAAAGTGATGGGTTTGAATTCAAGTTCATTGACTCTATTAGTGCATTATGACTACAAGATCACAACTTAGGTTCAATGATTTTAGTGTTCGTTGAGCAACATCATTGCATCATTGTAAGAAGACTCGAGATATGTTTAGTCACTGaaatcatcttcttttttttttttcaaaaaaatttaatgaggCGTGGAAAGCAACTCTATCGGtagcctttttgtttttgtttttcgttttttgttttttttttgttttttgttttgcctTTTTGTCTTTTTGCAATTATCGGTAGCCTAATTTGAGCTAGCTAAATGGTatcttttctaaaataaaagtaataatttttcGTTAGCCTTTtacctctttttccttttttttcccccctatTTTCATGGACCATTTCTTTTTAAGGTGGTAGGAGATATTTGTTGAAAATTGTTGATAGAATTAGTGAAACTGCCGTTAGGGGTTTGTCTCACAGGTTGGTATTGGACAGATTCAAGTGTCTCAATTTACGCACATTGATCTCTATTTATAGGCAGCGGTTGGCAAGAGGCACAACTGTTGGATAAATCCAACAATTacgtctcttgacacttcctcaACTAGCATTGTCCATAGGAAATTGTCATGATGAGGGTGTACATGCACTATGGTGCCCGTTTTGTGTGGTCACACGTGTATTTACATCTTCCATTTAAACACACAACAACAATGACGAATATAGTTGAGCATGTTCACCTTAgtactaataataaaattttcacaacTCCACTCTTATTCACAACTCTTATAGATTGGTGTCAGATCATGACTAGACCTTTCGTGCGCATGCTTTCATAATTACCTTATCTGTTGCACCTTTTCCCATATGTTCTCTCACTAATTACATATTAGGGGTGACTTCATTTCACTATATATTTAGTGAATGACATCAATTATCTGTGACTGAGTAAACATTCTCGTCACAACTGATAACTTAAGTCAAATACATAAAACATGTATCAGCCTACACTAAACTTTTATCAAGTACTTCATCTAAAGCTATTCTcaagatttttcttaattatcttATCAGTGACATTACAAAGGACCAACCATTTATTTGGGTAATCTCCCATTATTCCATTTATCCAAGTGTCCACATAATTTCTTGAGTTATGTGTGTTAACTATGTGATTATTCTACTTGGGTATTTTTAACCTCATTCTAGTCACATGCTCTCtcaattttttcagaaaaaatctCTTGGTCATTGGATCCGCTGCCATCTCGGTCGAGGAAACAAAATTAACTTTGATTTTAGCCCTTTCTACTATAtctaaattataatgataatgtaatcaatgtatttttctttagaGCTCTACGCTCCACTTTTACTAATGAGATGTCagattgattatcacaaaatacaTTAACTGgttcattaaatatattaaaataaaagttttcaatAAAGTGTTTCATCCAAACTGCATTACCAACTGCCGTTTTGCAAACAATATACTTTGCATGTATTGTCGACTTAGCAACACGGCAACAATTATTCGttgaaaagataaatatgttttatgccATTTAATTTACAGAAGTTATCCAAAACTTTAAACTCACCTCCCATATCACTATTCAAATTTATAATGGATATACCCAATTGGATTTCCacttctattttatattctttgaaTTTCTCTATTATCTCAAGTTTGTGTCTGAGTAAGTAGATATGCATATATCTTGGATAAAGTAATAAGTACTCCATTCTcttgtgtgtttttgttttaaacgGTCCACAAACattatattgtattattttaagTACGTATGTCGGTTTccaatttttagaaaatgactTACTATTTAGTTCGCATTTGATACATGGTTCACAAACATCAAgatcatttgaatttatttgtgatattaatccacttttatacattgtgaacattttatttttacttacatGACTCAATcttaaatatcataaatatatgcaATTAgtagacacattcaaataattagaaatatgtattttactattaatatcaatatttaatagGTATATATTGTGACTTTTCACACATTTTATTGATACATCACCCATATTAAAATAACGTTTCTAGACTTAAACTCAATTGTGTAGCCCTTTTAATCCAATACaggcatatatattaaattcctACGAATATTAAGTACATATAATACATCATTTAGTAAAATAATGGAaccatttacataaaatttgcAAGTAACTTGCCCAAAGATATCACAGTATATGTTGTTGCATTTTATACTATGCTTTCACCTACTTGTTTCTCTTTAAGTTTGACaaacatttctttatttttaaaaatatgtcttgTTGTTGCACAGTCAATCTACCAAGAATTTGGCGTTGGTTCCATGAGCATTATTTCTGAATTATCATCACAATTTCAATTCGCTCTTTCGTTTTTCCCTTACTAATTAGTTGTGATTTGTAATACCCATTCTTtcttcaattaaaataacttCGAAATTGTTTATTTTGCCCTTCATGAGCCATCATAAGGTTGGATGAtccattctctctcttcctccttttATCATTTCTTCCTCAAGTACCAAAAATATTGGGATTGAAGTCATGgttatttctttttaagtatGTGTTAAAAAGTATCAATGTGATTCCAAGATAAAGGAAACTATTGAGCATGGTTGTAACTTACATTTTATCAGTAAGAGGATGATCAACATCAAATAATTCCTTTGCAATCAATTCTATTTGAAGTACATAATCGCTCACACTTTCATTCTCTTGCATGCAAGTTCTgttatacttatccaataataattatatat
It contains:
- the LOC108998289 gene encoding transcription factor BEE 3-like, whose protein sequence is MAEFTVDLQIFRVSFPVSDIDPNMEIANQYAGLNPSVLTTSDMDFQCLMPFSSDNFFNNHQALEFTGTLVENFPWTLHQLNQNVVPIAQPMNVSAGNELHDSKKRKAMDKPESSSGTSSPQVSESGIKRKNSSGRGKRVKSNEKEEEKPKEVVHVRARRGQATDSHSLAERVRRGKINERLRCLQDIVPRCYKSMGMAVMLDEIINYVQSLQNQVEFLSMKLTAASSFYNFNSDTNTLETMQRAKAYEAKELERLMKEGYGGVTCFHSTWSL